In the genome of Gloeotrichia echinulata CP02, one region contains:
- a CDS encoding DUF5331 domain-containing protein, producing the protein MNIQQLRQSLKLKWLSYYKQNRSWLVKMQIWGTYDGLRRPLSGFILATLSILEPQLDEILLFLMDLSNNPDKIVAALGLNFNPDEELSLIESQDSTNVNPVKSEYPEDKYIEDISLPLIEVATRVTSEPPDETLHPKQLPVGFQPISKPASSVTLTHGWLRDIGSGLRHRKPVPSVAVTIQENRQSPANTILLEKPRTEILHQLKPLRSPALLTELPSQTKTLPSLALTIKISSNGKPQISLPVANKATKKSKSVISQPKDIPHKINLSSSTHARSLASWVDEFCHGSE; encoded by the coding sequence ATGAATATTCAGCAGCTACGTCAATCATTAAAACTGAAGTGGCTGAGTTACTACAAGCAAAATCGTTCCTGGCTGGTCAAAATGCAAATTTGGGGTACTTATGATGGTCTGCGACGTCCATTGTCTGGTTTTATTTTGGCTACTCTATCGATTTTAGAGCCTCAGTTAGATGAAATACTTCTTTTTCTCATGGATTTAAGTAATAATCCTGATAAGATAGTGGCAGCGTTAGGTCTCAACTTTAATCCCGATGAAGAGTTAAGTTTAATCGAATCACAGGATTCTACGAATGTCAACCCAGTTAAGAGCGAGTATCCAGAGGATAAATATATTGAGGACATCTCGTTACCATTGATTGAAGTTGCTACTAGGGTTACTAGTGAGCCTCCAGACGAAACTTTACATCCTAAACAGCTACCAGTAGGATTTCAACCTATAAGCAAACCTGCGTCTTCAGTTACATTAACTCACGGTTGGCTTCGCGATATTGGCTCTGGGCTACGCCATCGTAAACCAGTACCATCAGTGGCAGTTACCATCCAGGAAAATCGGCAATCCCCAGCCAACACAATTCTTTTAGAGAAACCCCGCACCGAGATTCTACATCAACTCAAACCGCTGCGATCGCCTGCATTGCTGACTGAACTCCCCAGCCAAACTAAAACACTACCATCACTTGCCTTGACTATCAAGATTTCCAGCAACGGCAAACCTCAGATATCACTTCCTGTAGCTAACAAAGCTACCAAAAAGAGCAAATCTGTGATATCGCAACCAAAAGACATTCCCCATAAAATTAATCTATCATCTAGTACTCATGCTCGTAGTCTGGCTTCTTGGGTAGATGAGTTTTGCCACGGTTCTGAATAG
- a CDS encoding HEAT repeat domain-containing protein: MPDNLETLIRAVEDADSSLLLQASVKNLAATHLEGAVPTLIASLSYNNPGAAVAAVDGLIQIGEPAVPGLLELLDLHNYTARAWAIRALAGIGDPRGLVTLLGAATADFALSVRRAAARGLGMMKWHWFPDDLLEIAQAEAMDALLFVAQEDDEWVVRYSAVVGLEYLADAIAVTYPEWRSQIESQLQQMAIKDKSSAVRARVLMAQQQLQAQTVTIGAQKTEEQPSPLSSMDWQKIMEGLYGRKGQERLVLAEGDPRRYEELVVAIAHKSDE; this comes from the coding sequence ATGCCTGATAACCTTGAAACTCTAATTCGTGCAGTAGAAGACGCAGATTCTTCTCTGCTTTTGCAAGCATCTGTAAAAAACCTGGCTGCAACTCATTTAGAAGGAGCCGTTCCCACGTTGATTGCCTCTTTGAGCTATAATAATCCAGGTGCGGCAGTGGCAGCTGTCGATGGGCTAATCCAAATTGGAGAACCCGCAGTACCAGGACTTTTGGAGCTACTCGATCTGCATAACTACACCGCCAGAGCTTGGGCAATCCGTGCCCTAGCAGGAATTGGTGATCCTAGAGGATTAGTTACCTTATTAGGAGCAGCCACCGCTGATTTTGCCCTCAGCGTCCGCCGCGCAGCTGCTAGGGGTCTAGGAATGATGAAGTGGCACTGGTTCCCTGATGACCTTTTGGAAATTGCCCAAGCAGAAGCAATGGATGCTCTGTTATTTGTAGCGCAGGAAGATGATGAGTGGGTGGTACGCTATTCAGCGGTAGTCGGGTTAGAATATCTGGCAGATGCAATTGCCGTAACTTATCCAGAATGGCGATCGCAAATCGAGTCACAGCTTCAGCAAATGGCTATCAAGGACAAAAGTTCGGCAGTGCGTGCCCGTGTCTTGATGGCGCAGCAGCAACTCCAAGCACAGACTGTTACCATTGGCGCTCAAAAGACAGAGGAACAACCCTCACCATTGTCCTCTATGGATTGGCAAAAAATTATGGAGGGTTTATATGGGCGCAAAGGACAAGAGCGGCTGGTGTTAGCAGAAGGCGATCCACGGCGGTATGAAGAACTTGTAGTGGCGATCGCTCATAAAAGTGATGAATAA